The window TGATTTGGGATGTAAGAAAAATACTTGAAAGTTCCAATTGGTGGACCTGTTGATGCTACCTACGTAATCGCCCACTTCTTTCCTGAAGTTAGCAAACTGAGGAATAGATGTTGCCACAGGATTAGGCGGAGCGAAATCTATTTCCATATTAGGATGAGGCGAACTTCTATTTCTTGTATTGTAGTAAGATATGACTCTGTAGTATGAGGGAGCAGTAAAAGGACCTTCGGCATCAAGATATTGCTTGATCAAATGATTAGTCGTCTGAGTCCGTTCTACGTAATTTGAGCTGAAGAATAGATTCAAGAATCCAATGTGGTCCTTCATATATTTTCCAACAGGTGAATCTTGAATTACTTCGATTCCTAATTTCTGTAAGTCAGATTTTGGACCCACACCAGACAACATAAGGAGTTGGGGAGAGTTAGCAGATCCACTAGAAAGAATCACTTCCTTCCTGGCTTTCGCTCTGTATTTGCGGTTGTTAAGTACAAATTCAACACCATCAGCGGTTTTTGTCTTCTCGTCTATCAATACCTTCGTCACGAAGGCTTTTAAAGTTACATTGAGATTTATTCTAGTCCAAGCAGGTCGTACATAATTGTTAGCACCACTGGCTCTTCTTCCGTTTTGTATATTATGTTGGATATAAGATACTCCACTGACTTTTTCAGCGTTGTAATCTTCCAAGAATGGTATACCAATTTCTTGATTTGCCTTTATGAAGGCCTTCTGGAGAGGAATATCGGGTTTGACATATGCAACATTCAAAGGACCGTTGAATCCTCTATATTTCAAATCTATGTTATTAGATTGAAAGTTCTCGATCTTTTTGATATAAGGAAATACTTTATCCCAGGACCAACTTGGATTGCCCTCTTTTGCCCATTTGTCGAAATCAGCCTTTATGCCTCGTGAGTAGACTAAACCGTTGATGGTTCCAGATCCTCCCAGAATTTTTCCACGAATATAGGGACACTGCCTATTTATCCTTcctagaatagaaaaattcaaaattgaagttCCAATAAAACATGGTTATCTCATGTACAGCATGGAAATATTTGTTGACTTGATTGTTTTGACAGTTGCGTTTTGGCGCGTTTCAgcaatagggatgttgcctttattttgaaattgcttttaatttgtagataagccccatgtaaactcgaaaaaaaaattttcatggagAAAAatagaaagtaccaataaaaaatacgtaaataaaaaaagttttcaaaattccccctgaaacgctccattctgtcacgTCTGTTCtgtgacgtcactgcataaaagagtcaccaccatagacaaactaactagtttatctatgatcaccacgtgctaacggtctATCAAACTGAATTAATATCggctgatattgacagtcaagtctgtttgattatatcatctgacgttttaAACCATAGATTgactagttctagataagattagtttgtcaatgttctaaacgtttcagtgcttTGACATCAAATTGacctgattggcgttcgcagtcacgtaCTAATCGATAAGAATTtacacaatttaaatcaattttattaaattgaatttgattaataaaatgatgaaaatgctTTTTTAGTATTTTAAAACCGGCCTTCAATGAGaaaaacctaaattcatttgattttattatatgatgCAACATCAATATTGCAAGGGCGTGAGGATCTAGTGCGCCGAGCTCtggggtgacacgcacctgactcGAAAGCACTTATTGGCAAAATTTTCAATCGCGAAATGGCaatagtgaaatttttgtttgagaaactgcaaactttcacagaatattacaattcaattcatattgaatttataatgaaattattggaatataatgacagacggcTATTGCAGTCGGAGTATAGAAGATTAACACGagcataaaatataaaatacagGCATCATTCTTTATACTCCAAGGTCACGAGAGTCGAGTATgacgagaaatgtcaaatataaacgatgtatgcgccatctgaaactctAGTGATCTCTTAAAATTCAGCAGGCATACAtttcccgttttgtctgaaagttgtACAGGTATGAGTAGACACATCAGGGTTTTTCGGCATCTTATCCGTCACAGATGATATTGTAGTGAAACCAAAAACTACTGCGATGGACTAATTTTTCAGAAGCAAAAATCAAAAAGCATAGTAAGACATCCATTCTGAAAGTATTCCATATGAATGTAGGATCCacttattgttccctgtaaataattgcgatggtcaaccggatgcttggagacctattagtttcttttagtgtcgagggcatgacagtttcaattgatttacagggaacgaattgttattgtacatataatgtgaaaaggatgtgtaattcttcggggtgtcgaagatgtgtcatgtcggttgtaaaacttaagagatttactggggttgggaaagttcgaaaacaagacggttgtaccagatgtgttacatctgtgtatcaggtactagtccttcgagaatattcgatttcagggtatccgcgaagatctttgtgggcggtacgacaaaattcttattggactaggagatggtactttccctaagggtgtggtcaagccgaaagaagggaggtcgatattcgagacagggtaagttccaatcggcagagagcacagttcaaattaagccgaagacgggaacAGTTCAAATGAAGACGAAGACggaacaagttcggtcggtcaacttaagacgtaagacgaaaagacggttcgcggactagattaagacgagtcgcgaacaagttagagacgagacgaccgaaaacttgaggtacgatgaagacgtgataatcgaagacgtttcgagtaattaaaactagagttaaagacgaaattcagtaccgtagtgagaaacttgtaattgagacgtaattaagatcttctcaatactgtgTTTGTAccgtataagtgtggctttgtaaatagatgtaaataattcaaaagagtttaattattgcaaatccaacaaagtcgcgGAGAAAAAGACCAAAGGCCAGGtgatcgaatcatacctctagaggatcgattaaccaagcctacatgaaTTATAAAGGAAAAACATACCAAAACAGCCGTTTTTCTGTGGAACTGTCAAGTATCCCCAATTTCTGTCAGATTTTCCGGACGCGTCGAAAACATATGGAATATCAGTGAAGTCATCATTGATATCGCCAGCTTCAAGTAGCagaatattccaatttaataCTTCTGACAACCTGTTGGCAACAACCGAGCCTGCTGAGCCACCACCCACTATGATGAAATCGAAGTCGCCATAGTCTGAAAAATTAACCTCAGGTCACTACGTACTTTGTGAATTCAATCCTTACTGAAGATGTTTTTCGTATTTTCCACATCACCTAGTAAATCCCGATTGTCGGATCTTCCCTTATAGTTTTtagatttttcgatttcggtTTCGACAAGGTCTTCCAGATACTTTACTTGAAGGTTGAGTGCATCGGTGTCAAGACAGGTAGCGAACGCTAAAGTGAAAATGAACCatgtcaaaataaacatgaTGGAAATGCTCGGAACTTTTCGGATAATCGAGTTTATATATTCGCTATTTCTTTCAATGACGTGCATGCATAATTTGGACTTATCGggtgaatatttatattttatgatgTTTTGGAATTTCTGTTGTTTCGAATGttcaaaaagaatggaattatCTAAATTACCTGAGGTTTTCTGAGAATTTTCCTAGTAATGTCATTCATTTATGAGCGCTATTCGACCGCTCGCAGCGCTATATaacaggacaattgaaaagtccccggtctaccatagtaaaacacatttttttggcaaaattcgatttcattattcaacatagttgtcttcgagagcgatacagcaTTCAgaaagcgatcttccaacttttcgataccattttgtaTTAAgatttttcacttcaaaataggcctcagtttcggcgattacttcttcattggcgctaaatttctttccagcgagcattcttttgaggtctgagaacaggaaaaagccgCTGGGGGCCTGATCTGGCgtatacggtggatgcagaagcaattaaagccaaattcatgcaattttgctattgttttcgttgatttgtgacacgacgcattgtcttgatgaaacagcaccttttttcttcaaattgggccgttttttaacgatttcttcCTTTAAACGATCTGATAACGCTATATAACAATCGCTGTTAATGGTCTggcacttttggaggtaatcaatgaatattataccttacgcattccagaatactgatgccataaccttggctaatgactgttgtgtttttccttgctttggactccggagtgaaatgatgaagccatgtttcttccatcgtcacatatcgacgcaaaaattcaggtttattgcacttaaatagcttcaaacactggTCAGAagcattaacacgttgttgtttttgatcgactgtgagctcgcgcggcacccattttgcacacagctttctcatgtacaaatattcgtgaatgatatgatgtactcgttcagatgatatcttcacaatgtctgctatctcgatcaacttcactttaccgtcattccaaattattttgtgaaccttTTTGATTTTCTCGTCAGtgatagcctcttttgggcgtccgctgcgttcgccgtcttcggtgctcaattcaccacgtttaaacttagcataccaatcaatgatgtatGATTTTTCTGATGGAGACCTCGGAAATTATTTCcgaagattttgcttcaactgtaagttttctcttcaaaaatcaatattttatctgcacacgaaattcttttttttccattttttttttcaaataacgaaagtagctacactcacaacgcaatatctcacaaactaatggtcggactgctgtcgtttgaaggttggtactaactaaaactcatatggatttaatattagCACCGACATATGTGCATCgggccggggacttttcaattggcctaatatatatCATATCGTCACGATGTCTGCGATGACCAATCCGTACTTAAATTCAAGTATGCCCGTCCGGCCGTCcgtgaacacgataactctGAAATGGAATAACCGAGAAAGTTGATATTGTTAGGATAGGTTCGGATCTTATTTTTGTTTGTCGCTCTGTCCCACTCTGTCGGTATCTCTGCACAAcctgattttttacaattcacATCcgattttgaggaaatttgctATTTATATTCAGTTTAGTTTAGGATGGTACTATGTAAAATTCAGTTTTTCTATAGACAAAGCTAAATTGAGAAATAACTGCGACATTCGTATATCGTGTTTGCGTCATGCATTTCATGTGGAAACGTGAAATAGACGTGATCTCAATATTTCGCGTTACACTCCCTCTGATTTTGATGGAACTTGGTATTCGGGTAACATGAATGTAGTATTCATTTTCAAGTAACGAAACAAAACATAGTGCAGCATAGCATCAGAGAAAATGATGACAACAACACACTCGGCATTGAAAGAATCGAACCGTAAACTCACTCTCTAATTGGATCAAAAAGATTATTCTTAAATCTACTCCAAGGACTGCCCAGGACAATAGATGAACTTTCatttaaaaatcgttatattctAAGTAAATAAACATGTTTCCGTAAATTCGATTTTAGTATTTCTAGAACGAGCAAATGGGTTATTCTCGTT is drawn from Harmonia axyridis chromosome 7, icHarAxyr1.1, whole genome shotgun sequence and contains these coding sequences:
- the LOC123684982 gene encoding glucose dehydrogenase [FAD, quinone]-like, which produces MFILTWFIFTLAFATCLDTDALNLQVKYLEDLVETEIEKSKNYKGRSDNRDLLGDVENTKNIFNYGDFDFIIVGGGSAGSVVANRLSEVLNWNILLLEAGDINDDFTDIPYVFDASGKSDRNWGYLTVPQKNGCFGRINRQCPYIRGKILGGSGTINGLVYSRGIKADFDKWAKEGNPSWSWDKVFPYIKKIENFQSNNIDLKYRGFNGPLNVAYVKPDIPLQKAFIKANQEIGIPFLEDYNAEKVSGVSYIQHNIQNGRRASGANNYVRPAWTRINLNVTLKAFVTKVLIDEKTKTADGVEFVLNNRKYRAKARKEVILSSGSANSPQLLMLSGVGPKSDLQKLGIEVIQDSPVGKYMKDHIGFLNLFFSSNYVERTQTTNHLIKQYLDAEGPFTAPSYYRVISYYNTRNRSSPHPNMEIDFAPPNPVATSIPQFANFRKEVGDYVGSINRSTNWNFQVFFLHPKSSGTLSLKSASARDFPLIDSKIFDNAEDLEDMYNGIQVTLKLIETSVGRDFNLKLNLNLASCSKHKPLSKHHWFCLLRQLALPAYHLSSTAKMGPRNDPLAVVDDELNIHGIKNLRVIDVSIVPSTVTGHINAQAFLIGEMGADFIKKDHLKVFS